One Thermoanaerobacter pseudethanolicus ATCC 33223 DNA window includes the following coding sequences:
- the gatC gene encoding Asp-tRNA(Asn)/Glu-tRNA(Gln) amidotransferase subunit GatC, whose translation MAISRSEVEHVAKLARLKFSQEEIEEFTVQLSKIIDYVNKLNELDTENVEPTAHIVPIHNVFREDEVKPSMDRDKILMNAPYKENGCFKVPKIIE comes from the coding sequence ATGGCTATTAGTAGGAGCGAAGTTGAGCATGTGGCTAAACTGGCCCGTCTCAAATTTTCGCAAGAGGAAATAGAAGAGTTTACAGTGCAACTGAGCAAAATTATCGACTATGTAAACAAATTAAACGAATTGGACACTGAAAATGTAGAGCCTACAGCTCATATAGTGCCAATCCATAATGTATTTAGAGAAGACGAAGTAAAGCCTTCAATGGACAGAGACAAAATATTGATGAATGCACCTTATAAAGAGAACGGATGCTTTAAAGTGCCTAAGATTATAGAATGA
- a CDS encoding peptide ABC transporter substrate-binding protein, translated as MLRKSLALVLILLLVAGVFAGCSKQPTNQAEGVQQQEQLKEKELVFAIGAEVPNLDPQKATDTYAIMVGNAVFEGLVRVYDGKVYPGMAEKWEVSEDKMTYTFHLRDAKWSDGSPVTAYDFEYAIKRLLAPETASEYAFQGYYIVNGEEYNTGKITDPNQVGVKALDEKTLEIKLNVPVKYFESLLNFISFMPVKQEFVEKMGEKFAADADKLLYNGPFILKEWKHEQELILEKNPNYWNKDAIKLDRVRIPIVQEVNTAWQMYENGELDFVGIPPEFVEQVKNEGKALFYYDGAEFYLQFNVKKDGKPWLANENFRKAVGFALDREDYIKAVLGGVSDPATRYVLPLLSGVEKKFAEEYPYEFYPKKADPAKAKEYLDKALKELNLSDPSKIKFELLTDDSSRAKMSAEIIQDMLRKNLGIEMTIKQVPFKQRLELMNKSDYDVVFAGWGPDYDDPMTYLDLWVTGGGHNNTGWSNKEYDELIKFAKTTGDFKKRADAMFEAEKLLLEKGPIVPVYFRQRAWTKKDYVTGLVRNFIGADPDFIYADVEGKN; from the coding sequence ATGTTAAGGAAAAGTTTAGCCCTTGTCCTCATACTGCTGCTGGTAGCAGGAGTCTTCGCCGGATGTAGCAAGCAACCTACTAATCAGGCTGAGGGCGTACAGCAGCAGGAGCAGCTCAAAGAAAAAGAATTAGTTTTTGCGATTGGGGCAGAAGTTCCGAACCTTGACCCACAGAAAGCGACCGACACTTATGCTATTATGGTTGGAAATGCTGTTTTTGAAGGGCTTGTAAGAGTATACGACGGTAAAGTTTATCCCGGAATGGCTGAAAAATGGGAAGTATCTGAAGATAAGATGACTTATACTTTCCATTTGAGAGATGCAAAGTGGAGCGACGGTTCACCTGTAACAGCTTATGATTTTGAATATGCGATAAAAAGGCTCCTCGCCCCAGAAACTGCATCGGAATATGCTTTTCAGGGCTACTATATTGTAAACGGTGAAGAATACAATACGGGCAAGATAACTGATCCTAACCAGGTTGGCGTAAAAGCCCTCGACGAGAAGACGCTGGAAATCAAACTTAACGTGCCGGTTAAGTATTTTGAAAGTCTTTTGAACTTCATCTCCTTTATGCCTGTCAAGCAAGAGTTTGTAGAGAAAATGGGAGAGAAGTTCGCGGCAGACGCTGACAAACTCCTTTACAATGGTCCGTTTATCTTGAAAGAGTGGAAGCACGAACAGGAACTCATTTTGGAAAAAAACCCCAATTACTGGAACAAAGATGCCATAAAGCTTGATAGGGTAAGAATACCTATTGTACAAGAAGTCAATACAGCATGGCAAATGTATGAAAATGGAGAACTTGATTTTGTAGGAATTCCACCAGAATTTGTTGAACAGGTAAAGAACGAAGGCAAAGCTCTCTTCTACTATGATGGTGCAGAATTCTACCTCCAGTTCAACGTAAAAAAGGACGGCAAACCGTGGCTTGCCAACGAAAACTTCAGGAAAGCTGTCGGCTTTGCGCTCGATAGGGAAGACTATATAAAAGCTGTGCTGGGAGGCGTCTCCGATCCTGCAACAAGATATGTACTACCACTCCTTTCCGGTGTAGAAAAGAAATTCGCAGAGGAATATCCGTATGAATTCTATCCTAAAAAGGCCGACCCTGCAAAAGCGAAGGAATACCTTGACAAAGCTTTAAAAGAACTCAACCTCAGTGATCCATCAAAGATCAAATTTGAATTACTAACCGATGATAGCTCCAGGGCTAAGATGAGCGCAGAAATTATTCAGGATATGCTCAGAAAGAACCTGGGTATTGAAATGACCATAAAACAGGTTCCTTTCAAGCAAAGGCTTGAACTTATGAACAAGAGTGACTACGATGTCGTATTTGCTGGCTGGGGCCCAGATTATGACGACCCGATGACCTATTTAGACCTCTGGGTCACTGGCGGCGGGCACAACAATACTGGCTGGAGCAACAAAGAATACGATGAACTCATAAAATTTGCAAAAACAACTGGAGACTTCAAAAAGCGCGCTGATGCCATGTTTGAAGCAGAAAAACTGCTCCTTGAAAAAGGGCCAATTGTACCTGTCTACTTCAGGCAAAGGGCTTGGACAAAAAAAGATTATGTAACAGGCCTTGTCAGGAACTTTATCGGTGCAGATCCAGACTTTATCTATGCTGATGTCGAAGGGAAAAACTAA
- the gatB gene encoding Asp-tRNA(Asn)/Glu-tRNA(Gln) amidotransferase subunit GatB → MKYEAVIGLEVHAELLTESKIFCSCTTKFGGEPNTHVCPVCLGLPGTLPVLNKKVVEYAVRAGLALNCTIANFSKMDRKNYFYPDLPKAYQISQYDLPLCSNGYVEIEVDGKVKKIGIKRIHIEEDAGKLLHENTDGSLVDYNRAGVPLIEIVSEPDMSTPEEAYQYLTKLKSILEYTEVSDCKMQEGSLRVDTNVSVRPVGSTELGTKIELKNLNSFRAVQKALEYEIKRQIKVLEEGGTIVQETRRWNEAKGITEPMRTKEEAHDYRYFPEPDLVPIIVTDEWKEEIRKSLPEMPHRKRERFISEYGLPEYDAKIITSSKKIADFFEKCALEYDSPKAVSNWLMGEFSRLMNETGKEIDEVPVTPQMLVKLLKLIDNGVISGSIAKTVFEEMFGTGKEPEVIVEEKGLKQIANEDELREIIKKVIAENPKSVEDYKNGKEKAMGFLVGQVMKATKGKANPQLTNQILKEELSK, encoded by the coding sequence ATGAAGTACGAAGCAGTGATTGGCTTAGAGGTCCATGCCGAACTTTTGACAGAAAGCAAAATTTTTTGTAGCTGTACTACCAAATTTGGCGGAGAACCTAATACCCATGTATGTCCGGTATGCCTTGGACTTCCTGGAACTTTACCAGTTTTAAATAAAAAAGTTGTAGAATATGCTGTAAGAGCGGGACTTGCTTTAAACTGCACAATTGCAAACTTCAGCAAGATGGACAGAAAAAACTACTTTTATCCTGACTTGCCCAAAGCTTATCAGATTTCTCAATATGACCTTCCCTTGTGCAGCAACGGATATGTAGAAATTGAAGTAGATGGTAAGGTGAAGAAAATAGGAATAAAGAGGATACACATTGAAGAAGATGCTGGAAAGTTGCTACATGAAAATACAGATGGTTCTTTAGTAGATTACAACCGTGCAGGGGTGCCTCTCATTGAAATAGTTTCTGAACCAGATATGTCTACACCTGAAGAAGCTTATCAATACTTAACAAAATTAAAGAGCATTTTAGAGTACACCGAAGTTTCTGACTGCAAAATGCAGGAAGGTTCTTTAAGAGTTGATACAAATGTGTCTGTGAGGCCTGTGGGAAGTACTGAATTAGGGACAAAAATAGAGCTTAAAAATTTAAACTCCTTTAGAGCCGTTCAAAAGGCGTTGGAATATGAAATAAAAAGGCAGATAAAAGTCTTAGAAGAAGGCGGAACAATAGTACAAGAGACAAGAAGATGGAATGAGGCAAAAGGAATAACCGAGCCTATGAGGACAAAAGAGGAAGCTCATGATTACAGGTATTTCCCTGAACCAGATTTAGTTCCAATAATTGTAACAGATGAGTGGAAAGAAGAGATTAGAAAGTCTTTGCCTGAAATGCCACACCGCAAGAGAGAGAGATTTATTTCCGAGTACGGTTTACCTGAATATGATGCTAAAATTATAACTTCTTCAAAGAAAATAGCGGACTTCTTTGAAAAGTGCGCTCTCGAATATGATTCTCCAAAGGCTGTAAGCAATTGGCTTATGGGAGAATTTTCTCGCCTCATGAATGAGACAGGGAAAGAAATAGACGAAGTACCCGTAACACCGCAAATGTTAGTAAAATTGCTTAAATTAATTGATAACGGTGTGATAAGCGGATCCATTGCTAAAACTGTTTTTGAAGAGATGTTTGGTACAGGGAAAGAGCCAGAGGTAATAGTAGAAGAAAAAGGATTGAAACAGATAGCTAATGAGGACGAATTAAGAGAAATTATCAAAAAAGTCATAGCTGAAAATCCTAAATCAGTAGAGGATTACAAAAATGGCAAAGAAAAAGCAATGGGCTTTTTAGTAGGGCAAGTTATGAAGGCGACAAAAGGAAAAGCAAATCCTCAGCTTACTAATCAAATCTTAAAAGAAGAATTGTCGAAATAA
- a CDS encoding ABC transporter permease, translating to MARYILNRLVVSLITAWFLVTIVFFLVRLLPGDPFLSEKVTPEIKQNMMEYYGFDKPLHVQYITYISNLLKGDLGYSLRYRNRTVNEVIAQAFPYSADLGIRAVIFATIVGISLGIIAALNRNKPLDYLSMFIAIVGVSVPGFVIGPLLQYIFSIKLKLLPVAQWKGFAYTIMPTFALSLGSIALMARLMRASMLDVVNQDYIKTAKSKGLSPSQIVWRHQIRNAILPVITVLGPVTATLLTGTFVIEQIFAIPGLGKFYILGIQNLDYSMVLGMTVFYGLFLIAANFIVDIIYGFIDPRIRIAGK from the coding sequence ATGGCCCGCTATATACTAAATAGATTAGTGGTTTCTTTAATTACTGCATGGTTCCTTGTAACTATAGTATTTTTCCTCGTAAGGCTCCTTCCAGGAGATCCATTTTTGAGTGAAAAAGTTACTCCGGAGATTAAGCAAAACATGATGGAATACTATGGTTTTGATAAACCGCTTCACGTCCAGTATATAACCTACATTTCAAACCTTTTAAAAGGCGATCTGGGATATTCCTTAAGGTATAGAAATAGAACGGTAAATGAAGTCATAGCACAGGCATTTCCTTATTCTGCCGATCTCGGGATAAGAGCTGTAATTTTCGCTACAATTGTAGGTATTTCTTTGGGAATAATTGCAGCTTTAAATCGCAATAAACCCCTGGATTATCTCAGTATGTTTATTGCTATCGTGGGTGTCTCTGTTCCCGGCTTTGTGATAGGGCCTCTTCTACAATATATTTTTTCTATCAAATTGAAACTCTTACCTGTAGCTCAATGGAAGGGTTTTGCATACACAATAATGCCGACTTTTGCTTTAAGCCTGGGTTCCATTGCACTAATGGCAAGGCTTATGAGGGCAAGTATGCTCGATGTAGTCAATCAGGACTATATTAAGACTGCGAAATCAAAAGGCCTTTCACCATCACAAATAGTATGGAGACATCAAATAAGAAATGCTATTTTGCCGGTAATTACAGTCCTTGGACCTGTAACAGCTACACTTCTCACCGGTACATTTGTTATAGAGCAAATTTTTGCAATCCCTGGACTTGGAAAATTCTACATTTTAGGCATTCAAAACTTAGACTATTCGATGGTACTTGGAATGACAGTATTTTATGGTCTATTCTTAATTGCAGCAAACTTTATAGTTGACATTATATACGGTTTTATAGACCCGAGAATCAGGATTGCAGGGAAATAG
- the gatA gene encoding Asp-tRNA(Asn)/Glu-tRNA(Gln) amidotransferase subunit GatA has translation MELYSLTIHELRELLKKREVSALEVTKSYLERIKEVEPKIDALITITEDFALQRAKEADEKIKNGEDTALTGIPVIIKDNISTEGIKTTCSSKMLENYIPPYNATVVEKLLEEGVIILGKSNLDEFAMGSSTENSAFKTTKNPWDLSRVPGGSSGGSAAAIAADEAAFALGSDTGGSIRQPASLCGVVGMKPTYGLVSRYGLVAFASSLDQIGPFTKDVTDCAIVLNTIIGHDPKDSTSLKIDKPDYTSYLKEDIKGLRIGVAKEFFGEGIEEGVKETVQESIKVLQDLGAEIIDISIPYVEYALPAYYIIASAEASSNLARYDGIRYGHIAGKYEDLIDMYMVTRSEGFGKEVKRRIMLGTYALSSGYYDAYYKKALKVRTLIKNDFEKAFEKCDVIIGPTSPTVAFKIGERANDPLAMYLADIYTVSVNIAGLPGISIPCGLSDGLPVGLQIIGRHFDEGKILNVAYAFEQANKFNAKPQAIGGAR, from the coding sequence ATGGAATTATATAGTTTGACAATTCACGAACTTAGAGAACTTCTCAAAAAGAGAGAAGTCAGCGCTTTGGAAGTGACAAAATCCTATCTTGAAAGAATAAAAGAAGTAGAACCTAAAATAGATGCTCTTATCACAATTACAGAGGATTTTGCATTGCAAAGGGCAAAAGAGGCAGATGAAAAAATCAAAAATGGAGAGGACACGGCCCTTACAGGCATTCCTGTGATAATAAAGGACAACATTTCTACTGAGGGAATAAAAACCACTTGTTCTTCTAAGATGCTAGAAAACTATATTCCTCCCTATAATGCCACAGTAGTGGAAAAATTACTAGAAGAAGGAGTGATAATTTTAGGAAAATCCAATTTAGACGAATTTGCAATGGGGTCTTCTACAGAAAATTCCGCTTTTAAGACTACAAAAAATCCTTGGGACTTATCCCGTGTTCCAGGAGGGTCTTCTGGTGGTTCTGCAGCAGCTATAGCGGCAGACGAGGCGGCTTTTGCTTTAGGTTCAGATACAGGTGGTTCTATAAGACAACCAGCTTCTTTATGTGGTGTAGTAGGTATGAAACCTACTTATGGATTGGTGTCAAGATATGGACTTGTAGCTTTTGCCTCTTCCCTTGACCAGATTGGGCCCTTTACAAAAGATGTTACAGACTGTGCTATTGTATTAAATACAATTATAGGACATGACCCCAAAGACTCTACTTCTTTAAAAATAGACAAGCCTGATTACACTTCTTATCTCAAAGAAGATATTAAAGGTTTGAGGATAGGAGTGGCTAAAGAATTTTTTGGCGAAGGAATAGAAGAAGGAGTAAAAGAAACTGTACAAGAATCCATAAAAGTTTTACAGGATTTAGGAGCAGAAATCATAGATATATCTATTCCTTATGTAGAATATGCTCTTCCAGCTTATTATATAATCGCTTCGGCAGAGGCTAGTTCCAACCTTGCAAGGTATGATGGCATAAGATACGGCCATATTGCAGGAAAATATGAAGATTTGATTGACATGTACATGGTTACGAGAAGCGAAGGATTTGGCAAAGAAGTAAAGAGAAGAATAATGCTAGGGACTTATGCTTTAAGCTCTGGCTATTATGATGCTTATTACAAAAAAGCATTAAAGGTCAGAACTCTCATTAAAAATGACTTTGAAAAAGCTTTTGAAAAATGCGATGTAATAATAGGTCCAACAAGTCCTACTGTAGCTTTTAAAATTGGAGAAAGGGCAAACGACCCGTTAGCCATGTACTTAGCAGATATATACACTGTATCGGTTAACATAGCGGGGCTTCCTGGCATATCAATACCGTGTGGCCTTTCAGATGGCTTACCTGTTGGACTTCAGATAATTGGCAGACATTTTGACGAAGGGAAAATATTAAATGTCGCTTATGCCTTTGAACAAGCTAACAAATTTAATGCTAAACCACAGGCCATAGGAGGTGCAAGATAA
- the ligA gene encoding NAD-dependent DNA ligase LigA has product MDPKERIKELREKINYHNYRYYVLDQPEISDYEYDMLMRELIELEEKYPELKTPDSPSQRVGGEPLKEFEPFTHVVPMLSLANAFSEGELRDFDRRVREAVGDVEYVVELKIDGLSVELIYEKGIFTVGSTRGDGIVGENVTQNLKTIKSIPLRLKDDVSLVVRGEVFMPRASFEKLNEEREKLGESLFANPRNAAAGSLRQLDPKVTAKRDLDIFIFNLQKIEGRKFKTHIETLEFLNEQGFKIIPIHKKCSNIDEVIKEIEEIRNLRDKLPYDIDGAVVKVNDLEKREILGQTAKDPRWAIAFKYPAERKKTKVLDIIVQVGRTGALTPTAILEPVAISGSVVSRATLHNEDYIKEKDIRIGDTVIVQKAGEIIPEVVEVVKEERTGQEREFVMPDRCPECGALAVRLLGEAIRRCTGLNCPAQLLRGIIHFASKDAMDIEGLGPAIINQLLSKGLIHNIADLYYLKYEDLIQLERMGDKSVKNLLNAIEESKTRDLDRLLFGLGINLIGSKAAQVIAEHFKTMDNIMKAKFEDFTQLPDIGPKMARSIVSFFAEKQNVEIIEKLKNAGVNMKKIPKEKVNNIFEGKTFVLTGALGNYTREEATRIIEERGGKVTNSVSKKTDYVLVGKDPGSKLKKAQELGIKIIDEKQFEEMLKGENI; this is encoded by the coding sequence ATGGATCCAAAAGAAAGGATAAAGGAATTGAGAGAAAAAATAAATTATCACAATTACAGATATTACGTTTTGGACCAACCAGAGATTTCAGACTATGAGTACGACATGCTGATGAGAGAACTTATAGAATTAGAAGAAAAATATCCAGAGCTTAAAACTCCAGACTCTCCATCCCAAAGAGTAGGTGGGGAGCCTTTAAAAGAATTTGAGCCTTTTACCCATGTAGTTCCAATGTTAAGTTTGGCTAATGCTTTTTCTGAGGGAGAACTTAGAGACTTTGACAGAAGAGTAAGAGAGGCAGTGGGAGATGTAGAGTACGTAGTAGAATTAAAAATTGACGGCTTATCTGTGGAACTAATTTATGAAAAAGGCATATTTACTGTGGGTTCTACAAGAGGAGACGGGATCGTAGGAGAAAATGTCACACAAAATTTAAAGACTATAAAGTCAATTCCTTTAAGGCTTAAGGATGATGTAAGCCTTGTTGTAAGAGGAGAGGTCTTCATGCCCCGCGCTTCTTTTGAAAAATTAAATGAGGAGAGAGAAAAATTAGGGGAAAGCCTTTTTGCAAATCCCAGAAATGCTGCAGCAGGTTCTTTAAGGCAATTAGATCCTAAAGTGACGGCGAAAAGAGATTTAGACATTTTTATTTTTAACCTTCAGAAGATTGAGGGTAGAAAATTTAAAACCCACATAGAGACATTAGAATTTTTGAATGAACAGGGATTTAAAATAATACCAATTCATAAAAAATGTAGCAATATAGATGAAGTAATAAAAGAAATAGAAGAGATAAGAAACTTACGAGATAAGCTGCCTTACGACATTGATGGAGCAGTTGTAAAAGTAAATGACCTTGAAAAGAGAGAAATTTTAGGCCAGACTGCCAAAGACCCCAGGTGGGCTATTGCTTTTAAATATCCTGCAGAGAGGAAAAAGACAAAAGTCTTGGATATAATAGTTCAAGTAGGAAGGACTGGAGCCCTTACTCCTACAGCTATATTAGAGCCTGTAGCTATTTCAGGTTCAGTTGTAAGCCGAGCTACACTTCACAATGAGGACTACATAAAAGAGAAAGACATAAGGATAGGAGACACGGTAATAGTTCAAAAAGCGGGAGAAATCATTCCTGAAGTAGTAGAAGTGGTAAAAGAAGAGAGGACTGGACAAGAAAGAGAATTTGTAATGCCAGATAGATGCCCTGAATGCGGTGCTTTAGCTGTCAGGCTTCTGGGTGAGGCTATAAGGCGTTGCACAGGTCTAAATTGTCCTGCACAGCTTCTAAGAGGCATTATCCACTTTGCTTCAAAAGATGCAATGGATATAGAAGGATTGGGGCCAGCTATAATAAATCAGCTTTTGTCAAAAGGTCTAATTCACAACATAGCAGATTTGTATTATCTTAAATACGAAGATTTAATACAATTAGAAAGAATGGGGGACAAATCTGTTAAAAATTTATTAAATGCTATTGAAGAAAGCAAAACAAGAGATTTAGATAGATTGCTCTTTGGCTTGGGTATAAACTTAATAGGCAGTAAAGCTGCCCAAGTGATTGCTGAGCATTTTAAGACAATGGACAATATCATGAAGGCAAAATTTGAAGACTTTACACAGTTGCCTGACATAGGACCTAAGATGGCAAGAAGCATAGTTTCCTTTTTTGCAGAAAAACAAAATGTAGAGATAATTGAAAAACTTAAAAATGCTGGAGTAAACATGAAAAAAATTCCAAAAGAAAAAGTAAACAACATATTTGAAGGGAAAACTTTTGTTTTGACAGGAGCGTTGGGAAATTACACGAGAGAAGAAGCTACCAGGATAATTGAAGAAAGAGGTGGAAAAGTTACAAATTCAGTAAGTAAAAAAACAGACTATGTATTAGTAGGTAAAGATCCTGGCTCTAAACTTAAAAAAGCCCAAGAATTAGGAATAAAGATAATTGATGAAAAACAATTTGAAGAAATGCTAAAAGGTGAAAATATTTAA